One stretch of Zingiber officinale cultivar Zhangliang chromosome 6B, Zo_v1.1, whole genome shotgun sequence DNA includes these proteins:
- the LOC121990928 gene encoding tropomyosin-like produces MGILQLKDSMVDSWVQGQNSLRGKNIFDQFFASSFYMGNLAADLERENRELKNQLRALKAPSPAPGNEVTQLQEKVSSPANPMTLLEKDLQHHRQMLGVKEEEKKTLELQIQSLSSQLSVEVAQKNKAISNVVLRSSIQEQFQTSVSRSPDSAQELASQNFEILQLQERLKAQDSKIDFLTKELEHLKTEKASFQEKAKRLESKL; encoded by the exons ATGGGCATCCTTCAGCTAAAGGACTCCATGGTTGATTCTTGGGTACAAGGCCAGAACTCTCTGAGAGGCAAAAACATTTTTGATCAG TTTTTTGCTTCAAGCTTCTACATGGGCAACTTGGCTGCTGATCTAGAGAGGGAGAATAGAGAGTTGAAGAATCAATTAAGAGCCCTAAAGGCACCCTCCCCTGCTCCGGGCAATGAGGTCACCCAACTCCAAGAGAAGGTAAGTTCTCCAGCCAATCCGATGACCCTTTTGGAGAAGGATTTGCAGCATCATCGCCAAATGTTAGGggttaaagaagaagagaaaaagactcTAGAGTTGCAAATACAGAGTCTGTCCTCTCAGTTGAGTGTTGAAGTAGCCCAGAAAAATAAGGCTATTTCAAATGTTGTTCTCAGATCTTCTATCCAAGAACAATTTCAAACTTCTGTCTCTAGGTCTCCAGATTCAGCTCAAGAGTTGGCCTCTCAGAATTTTGAGATATTGCAGTTACAAGAGAGATTGAAAGCTCAAGATTCAAAAATAGACTTCCTCACTAAAGAGTTAGAGCATCTTAAAACTGAAAAGGCCAGTTTCCAAGAGAAAGCAAAACGCCTTGAGTCAAAATTATAG